One stretch of Orcinus orca chromosome 15, mOrcOrc1.1, whole genome shotgun sequence DNA includes these proteins:
- the DGCR6L gene encoding protein DGCR6L: MERYSGALEEAVDGARQQERHYQLLSALQGLVKELPSSFQQRLSYTTLSDLALALLDGTVFEIVQGLLDIQHLTEKSLYNQRLRLQNEHRVLRQALRQKHQEAQQACRPHNLPVLQAAQQRELEAVEHRIREEQRAMDQKIVLELDRKVADQQSTLEKAGVAGFYVTTNPQELTLQMNLLELIRKLQQRGCQVGKAAL; the protein is encoded by the exons ATGGAGCGGTACTCCGGCGCCTTGGAGGAGGCAGTGGACGGAGCCCGGCAGCAGGAGCGGCACTACCAGTTGCTGTCGGCACTGCAGGGCCTGGTCAAGGAGCTGCCCAG CTCCTTCCAGCAGCGCCTGTCCTACACCACGCTCAGTGACCTGGCCCTGGCGCTCCTCGACGGCACCGTCTTCGAGATCGTGCAGGGGCTGCTGGACATCCAGCACCTCACCGAGAAGAGCCTGTACAACCAGCGCCTGCGGCTGCAGAACGAGCACCGAG TGCTCAGGCAGGCGCTGCGGCAGAAACACCAGGAAGCGCAGCAGGCCTGCCGGCCCCACAACCTGCCTGTGCTCCAGGCGGCCCAGCAGCGCGAGCTAGAG GCGGTGGAGCACCGGATCCGTGAGGAGCAGCGGGCGATGGACCAGAAGATTGTCCTGGAGCTGGACCGGAAGGTGGCGGACCAGCAGAGCACACTGGAGAAGGCAGGGGTCGCCGGCTTCTATGTGACCACCAACCCGCAG GAGCTGACGCTACAGATGAACCTATTGGAACTCATCCGGAAGCTGCAGCAGAGGGGCTGCCAGGTGGGGAAGGCGGCACTATGA
- the PRODH gene encoding proline dehydrogenase 1, mitochondrial isoform X1, which produces MSFRRAFPVLRSALSRRAPLSTAPATREQHAAGLEAVRGRGAAEDARPPVPAVDFGNTQEAYRSRRSWELARSLLVLRLCASPALLARHEQLLRLARRLLGQRLFDRLMKMTFYGQFVAGEDQESIRPLIQHNRAFGVGSILDYGVEEDLTPEEAEREEMESCTSASERDGHGTSKREKQFQAHRAFGDRRDGVVSTLTYFYASEAKCDSHMETFLRCIEASGGASEDGFSAIKLTALGRPQFLLQFSDVLTKWRRFFHQMAAEQGKAGLAAMDTKLEVAALQESVVKMGIASRMEIENWFTVETLGVSGTLDLLDWGSLIDSRTELSRHLVVPNMQTGQLEPLLSRFTEEEERQMMRMLQRMDVLAKKASEVGVRLMVDAEQTYFQPAISRLTLEMQRRFNVERPLIFNTYQCYLKDTYDNVTLDVELARREGWCFGAKLVRGAYMAQERARALEIGYEDPINPTYEATNAMYHRCLNYVLEELKHNARAAVMVASHNEDTVRFTLCRMEELGLHPADCQVYFGQLLGMCDQISFPLGELGCRWGGGGQGRRCWDSPPPPLCAGQAGYPVYKYVPYGPVMEVLPYLSRRALENSGVMKGAQREWQLLWQELKRRLRTGSLFHRPA; this is translated from the exons ATGAGTTTTAGGCGAGCCTTCCCTGTACTACGCTCCGCCCTCTCCCGCCGAGCCCCGCTGTCTACAGCGCCGGCGACCCGCGAGCAGCACGCCGCGGGCCTGGAAGCCGTGCGGGGGCGCGGGGCGGCCGAAGACGCGCGGCCGCCAGTGCCCGCTGTGGACTTCGGCAACACGCAGGAGGCATACCGGAGCCGGCGCAGCTGGGAGCTGGCGCGCAGCCTTTTGGTGCTGCGCCTTTGCGCCTCGCCCGCGCTGCTGGCGCGCCACGAGCAG TTGCTCCGTCTTGCCAGGAGACTTCTGGGGCAAAGGTTGTTCGACAGGCTGATGAAGATGACCTTCTACGGGCAGTTTGTGGCTGGTGAGGACCAGGAGTCCATCCGGCCCCTGATCCAGCACAACAGGGCCTTCGGCGTGGGCTCTATCCTGGACTATGGTGTGGAGGAGGACCTGACCCCCGAGGAGGCCGAACGCGAGGAGATGGA GTCCTGTACCTCAGCATCGGAGAGGGACGGCCATG GCACCAGTAAGAGGGAGAAGCAGTTCCAGGCCCACCGGGCATTTGGAGACCGCAGGGATGGCGTTGTCAGCACCCTCACCTACTTCTACGCCAGCGAGGCCAAGTGTGACAGCCACATGGAGACGTTCCTGCGCTGCATCGAGGCTTCAG GTGGTGCCAGCGAGGATGGCTTCTCAGCCATTAAGCTCACTGCACTGGGGAGACCCCAGTTTCTG CTGCAGTTCTCAGATGTGCTGACCAAATGGAGACGGTTCTTCCACCAAATGGCCGCAGAGCAGGGCAAGGCCGGGCTGGCTGCCATGGACACGAAGCTGGAGGTGGCTGCACTGCAG GAAAGTGTGGTGAAGATGGGCATCGCGTCCCGGATGGAGATTGAGAACTGGTTCACTGTGGAGACCCTTGGCGTGTCTGG CACCCTGGACCTGCTGGACTGGGGCAGCCTCATTGACAGCAGGACCGAGCTCTCCAGGCACCTGGTGGTCCCCAACATGCAG ACAGGACAGCTGGAGCCTCTGCTGTCGCGGTTCACTGAGGAGGAGGAACGGCAGATGATGAGGATGCTGCAGAGGATGGACGTCCTGGCCAAG AAAGCCAGCGAGGTGGGCGTGCGGCTGATGGTGGATGCCGAGCAGACCTACTTCCAGCCGGCCATCAGCCGCCTGACACTGGAGATGCAGCGCAGGTTCAATGTGGAGAGGCCACTCATCTTCAACACGTACCAGTGCTACCTCAAG GACACCTACGACAATGTCACCCTGGATGTGGAGCTGGCTCGCCGAGAGGGCTGGTGTTTCGGGGCCAAGCTGGTGCGTGGTGCATACATGGCCCAGGAACGTGCCCGCGCCCTGGAGATTGGGTATGAGGACCCTATCAACCCCACCTATGAGGCCACCAACGCCATGTACCACAG GTGCCTCAACTACGTCCTGGAGGAGCTGAAGCACAACGCCAGGGCtgcagtgatggtggcctcgcacAATGAGGACACCGTGCGCTTCACGCTGTGCAG GATGGAGGAACTGGGCCTGCACCCCGCCGATTGCCAGGTGTACTTTGGACAGCTTCTGGGTATGTGCGACCAGATAAGCTTCCCGCTAGGTGAGCTGGGCTgccggtgggggggcggggggcaggggcggAGGTGCTGGGACTCACCGCCTCCACCCCTGTGTGCAGGACAGGCAGGCTACCCCGTGTACAAGTACGTGCCTTACGGCCCTGTGATGGAGGTGCTGCCCTACCTGTCCCGCCGAGCCCTAGAGAACAGCGGAGTCATGAAGGGTGCCCAGAGGGAGTGGCAGCTGCTTTGGCAGGAGCTCAAGCGGAGGCTCCGCACGGGCAGCCTCTTCCACCGCCCGGCCTAG
- the PRODH gene encoding proline dehydrogenase 1, mitochondrial isoform X2 produces the protein MSFRRAFPVLRSALSRRAPLSTAPATREQHAAGLEAVRGRGAAEDARPPVPAVDFGNTQEAYRSRRSWELARSLLVLRLCASPALLARHEQLLRLARRLLGQRLFDRLMKMTFYGQFVAGEDQESIRPLIQHNRAFGVGSILDYGVEEDLTPEEAEREEMESCTSASERDGHGTSKREKQFQAHRAFGDRRDGVVSTLTYFYASEAKCDSHMETFLRCIEASGGASEDGFSAIKLTALGRPQFLLQFSDVLTKWRRFFHQMAAEQGKAGLAAMDTKLEVAALQESVVKMGIASRMEIENWFTVETLGVSGTLDLLDWGSLIDSRTELSRHLVVPNMQTGQLEPLLSRFTEEEERQMMRMLQRMDVLAKKASEVGVRLMVDAEQTYFQPAISRLTLEMQRRFNVERPLIFNTYQCYLKDTYDNVTLDVELARREGWCFGAKLVRGAYMAQERARALEIGYEDPINPTYEATNAMYHRCLNYVLEELKHNARAAVMVASHNEDTVRFTLCRMEELGLHPADCQVYFGQLLGMCDQISFPLGQAGYPVYKYVPYGPVMEVLPYLSRRALENSGVMKGAQREWQLLWQELKRRLRTGSLFHRPA, from the exons ATGAGTTTTAGGCGAGCCTTCCCTGTACTACGCTCCGCCCTCTCCCGCCGAGCCCCGCTGTCTACAGCGCCGGCGACCCGCGAGCAGCACGCCGCGGGCCTGGAAGCCGTGCGGGGGCGCGGGGCGGCCGAAGACGCGCGGCCGCCAGTGCCCGCTGTGGACTTCGGCAACACGCAGGAGGCATACCGGAGCCGGCGCAGCTGGGAGCTGGCGCGCAGCCTTTTGGTGCTGCGCCTTTGCGCCTCGCCCGCGCTGCTGGCGCGCCACGAGCAG TTGCTCCGTCTTGCCAGGAGACTTCTGGGGCAAAGGTTGTTCGACAGGCTGATGAAGATGACCTTCTACGGGCAGTTTGTGGCTGGTGAGGACCAGGAGTCCATCCGGCCCCTGATCCAGCACAACAGGGCCTTCGGCGTGGGCTCTATCCTGGACTATGGTGTGGAGGAGGACCTGACCCCCGAGGAGGCCGAACGCGAGGAGATGGA GTCCTGTACCTCAGCATCGGAGAGGGACGGCCATG GCACCAGTAAGAGGGAGAAGCAGTTCCAGGCCCACCGGGCATTTGGAGACCGCAGGGATGGCGTTGTCAGCACCCTCACCTACTTCTACGCCAGCGAGGCCAAGTGTGACAGCCACATGGAGACGTTCCTGCGCTGCATCGAGGCTTCAG GTGGTGCCAGCGAGGATGGCTTCTCAGCCATTAAGCTCACTGCACTGGGGAGACCCCAGTTTCTG CTGCAGTTCTCAGATGTGCTGACCAAATGGAGACGGTTCTTCCACCAAATGGCCGCAGAGCAGGGCAAGGCCGGGCTGGCTGCCATGGACACGAAGCTGGAGGTGGCTGCACTGCAG GAAAGTGTGGTGAAGATGGGCATCGCGTCCCGGATGGAGATTGAGAACTGGTTCACTGTGGAGACCCTTGGCGTGTCTGG CACCCTGGACCTGCTGGACTGGGGCAGCCTCATTGACAGCAGGACCGAGCTCTCCAGGCACCTGGTGGTCCCCAACATGCAG ACAGGACAGCTGGAGCCTCTGCTGTCGCGGTTCACTGAGGAGGAGGAACGGCAGATGATGAGGATGCTGCAGAGGATGGACGTCCTGGCCAAG AAAGCCAGCGAGGTGGGCGTGCGGCTGATGGTGGATGCCGAGCAGACCTACTTCCAGCCGGCCATCAGCCGCCTGACACTGGAGATGCAGCGCAGGTTCAATGTGGAGAGGCCACTCATCTTCAACACGTACCAGTGCTACCTCAAG GACACCTACGACAATGTCACCCTGGATGTGGAGCTGGCTCGCCGAGAGGGCTGGTGTTTCGGGGCCAAGCTGGTGCGTGGTGCATACATGGCCCAGGAACGTGCCCGCGCCCTGGAGATTGGGTATGAGGACCCTATCAACCCCACCTATGAGGCCACCAACGCCATGTACCACAG GTGCCTCAACTACGTCCTGGAGGAGCTGAAGCACAACGCCAGGGCtgcagtgatggtggcctcgcacAATGAGGACACCGTGCGCTTCACGCTGTGCAG GATGGAGGAACTGGGCCTGCACCCCGCCGATTGCCAGGTGTACTTTGGACAGCTTCTGGGTATGTGCGACCAGATAAGCTTCCCGCTAG GACAGGCAGGCTACCCCGTGTACAAGTACGTGCCTTACGGCCCTGTGATGGAGGTGCTGCCCTACCTGTCCCGCCGAGCCCTAGAGAACAGCGGAGTCATGAAGGGTGCCCAGAGGGAGTGGCAGCTGCTTTGGCAGGAGCTCAAGCGGAGGCTCCGCACGGGCAGCCTCTTCCACCGCCCGGCCTAG
- the PRODH gene encoding proline dehydrogenase 1, mitochondrial isoform X3, whose product MSFRRAFPVLRSALSRRAPLSTAPATREQHAAGLEAVRGRGAAEDARPPVPAVDFGNTQEAYRSRRSWELARSLLVLRLCASPALLARHEQLLRLARRLLGQRLFDRLMKMTFYGQFVAGEDQESIRPLIQHNRAFGVGSILDYGVEEDLTPEEAEREEMESCTSASERDGHGTSKREKQFQAHRAFGDRRDGVVSTLTYFYASEAKCDSHMETFLRCIEASGGASEDGFSAIKLTALGRPQFLLQFSDVLTKWRRFFHQMAAEQGKAGLAAMDTKLEVAALQESVVKMGIASRMEIENWFTVETLGVSGTLDLLDWGSLIDSRTELSRHLVVPNMQTGQLEPLLSRFTEEEERQMMRMLQRMDVLAKKASEVGVRLMVDAEQTYFQPAISRLTLEMQRRFNVERPLIFNTYQCYLKDTYDNVTLDVELARREGWCFGAKLVRGAYMAQERARALEIGYEDPINPTYEATNAMYHRCLNYVLEELKHNARAAVMVASHNEDTVRFTLCRMEELGLHPADCQVYFGQLLGQAGYPVYKYVPYGPVMEVLPYLSRRALENSGVMKGAQREWQLLWQELKRRLRTGSLFHRPA is encoded by the exons ATGAGTTTTAGGCGAGCCTTCCCTGTACTACGCTCCGCCCTCTCCCGCCGAGCCCCGCTGTCTACAGCGCCGGCGACCCGCGAGCAGCACGCCGCGGGCCTGGAAGCCGTGCGGGGGCGCGGGGCGGCCGAAGACGCGCGGCCGCCAGTGCCCGCTGTGGACTTCGGCAACACGCAGGAGGCATACCGGAGCCGGCGCAGCTGGGAGCTGGCGCGCAGCCTTTTGGTGCTGCGCCTTTGCGCCTCGCCCGCGCTGCTGGCGCGCCACGAGCAG TTGCTCCGTCTTGCCAGGAGACTTCTGGGGCAAAGGTTGTTCGACAGGCTGATGAAGATGACCTTCTACGGGCAGTTTGTGGCTGGTGAGGACCAGGAGTCCATCCGGCCCCTGATCCAGCACAACAGGGCCTTCGGCGTGGGCTCTATCCTGGACTATGGTGTGGAGGAGGACCTGACCCCCGAGGAGGCCGAACGCGAGGAGATGGA GTCCTGTACCTCAGCATCGGAGAGGGACGGCCATG GCACCAGTAAGAGGGAGAAGCAGTTCCAGGCCCACCGGGCATTTGGAGACCGCAGGGATGGCGTTGTCAGCACCCTCACCTACTTCTACGCCAGCGAGGCCAAGTGTGACAGCCACATGGAGACGTTCCTGCGCTGCATCGAGGCTTCAG GTGGTGCCAGCGAGGATGGCTTCTCAGCCATTAAGCTCACTGCACTGGGGAGACCCCAGTTTCTG CTGCAGTTCTCAGATGTGCTGACCAAATGGAGACGGTTCTTCCACCAAATGGCCGCAGAGCAGGGCAAGGCCGGGCTGGCTGCCATGGACACGAAGCTGGAGGTGGCTGCACTGCAG GAAAGTGTGGTGAAGATGGGCATCGCGTCCCGGATGGAGATTGAGAACTGGTTCACTGTGGAGACCCTTGGCGTGTCTGG CACCCTGGACCTGCTGGACTGGGGCAGCCTCATTGACAGCAGGACCGAGCTCTCCAGGCACCTGGTGGTCCCCAACATGCAG ACAGGACAGCTGGAGCCTCTGCTGTCGCGGTTCACTGAGGAGGAGGAACGGCAGATGATGAGGATGCTGCAGAGGATGGACGTCCTGGCCAAG AAAGCCAGCGAGGTGGGCGTGCGGCTGATGGTGGATGCCGAGCAGACCTACTTCCAGCCGGCCATCAGCCGCCTGACACTGGAGATGCAGCGCAGGTTCAATGTGGAGAGGCCACTCATCTTCAACACGTACCAGTGCTACCTCAAG GACACCTACGACAATGTCACCCTGGATGTGGAGCTGGCTCGCCGAGAGGGCTGGTGTTTCGGGGCCAAGCTGGTGCGTGGTGCATACATGGCCCAGGAACGTGCCCGCGCCCTGGAGATTGGGTATGAGGACCCTATCAACCCCACCTATGAGGCCACCAACGCCATGTACCACAG GTGCCTCAACTACGTCCTGGAGGAGCTGAAGCACAACGCCAGGGCtgcagtgatggtggcctcgcacAATGAGGACACCGTGCGCTTCACGCTGTGCAG GATGGAGGAACTGGGCCTGCACCCCGCCGATTGCCAGGTGTACTTTGGACAGCTTCTGG GACAGGCAGGCTACCCCGTGTACAAGTACGTGCCTTACGGCCCTGTGATGGAGGTGCTGCCCTACCTGTCCCGCCGAGCCCTAGAGAACAGCGGAGTCATGAAGGGTGCCCAGAGGGAGTGGCAGCTGCTTTGGCAGGAGCTCAAGCGGAGGCTCCGCACGGGCAGCCTCTTCCACCGCCCGGCCTAG